The nucleotide window TCCCAACTCTATCACCAGTGTTACTTCCTGGCCACTTAAAAACATCCAGTAGCAttggggagcaggtggggggtgCGATGTTGCTTGGGTCTATTGGTGGGCAAGatgtggcagccattttgatttccccaATGGGGAGGGAAACACTCAAATAAAACCATgtacaatgggggaaaaaaaaaaagcccggaTAGGtgtgactgctgctttaagggctGCCCCCAATGAAGCCCCAAAGGCAGGAGGGTCAGGGAGGTGAAAACATGCTTCTGAAATAAGAACGgatctttaaaataaataaataataataataataaaaaagcaaCTACACTGAAAACTCAATCCCAATTAAATATTTAAATCCATTGCTGTTTGATATAAAATATAAGCGGGGATATCTTACATCTccagctgctgctgcctgagAAATGGTGTAGATTCCAAAAAGACCAGAATCAGAGTAATTGACATTGAAGGCTGAAACCTGAGGGTACAGAGGGGTCTATTATAACACAGAAAAAGAACAAATGACTAATCCAGGTATAGTGCATATTATATAACATATTATTAAAAGGTAGTTAAACGAGACAAAATTAATCTAGATTGTGCCCATCATGTTCCCCAAATATATGACCGTTTAAAAAACAAGTTAAGAAATTCAGATAGAAATAGTTCAGACTTACATCAAATGGCTGATTAGTTAACTTGGCCACAGCCTGGGACAGTTTGCAGCTAGCATTGCTTCCCCTCTTAATGTATGGTCCTGCACCTAGGATGTGCTGAAGGACACTAAATGCATTCGCTTCAGCACTCCCAGCAGAAGCCGCCTCAGCAACCACAGCTGCATGAACAAGGCCATCGCCATTCTGCTCTCGGATCTCAGCTGGAGAAGGGAGAAGACAAAAACACTTAGGAGCTTATCCTATACCAGggatggccaacttcagtcctcaagggccacaaacgggactggttttcaggatatccttgcatCAGCAACcaggtgctcaatcagtggctcagccgaagcacggatatgctgaaaaccggatctgttggtggcccttgaggactggaattggccacccttGTATATATTCCAAAAAGGCCATATTTAGCATGGACGTCGATGGACAAGTTCGGAAGAAAAACGACCCTATTGGCCACTTTGGATCATACAGGATAAGACCCGTAGGAACAGAAACAATTAATACCAAGGTGCTCTGGAGCAAGGTTATAGTAGTGCTATTTAATCAATGAGGTGATTTATTGCCAACGtgattattactgtgtgtctataGCATTACTatatattcttccaaaaagaCACCCACATATGCAAATCAAATCTTGATACTTAGCACAACTTTGGTCAATATTCCCACAGGTCTGGAAGACCTCATGGTCCTACAtaacaccccccccaaaaaatagtaACGATATGATTGGATTCTGCATGTGTCAAGTTTGTCTCCTTTCGGTTTTTATGAGATCTGTATCGGATTCACCCTTTTTGTTATTCACATCACTCTGTATGACTTTTTTTTGTTCCCAATGTTATTATCGAAGATCATAAAAAggagaacatatataaaaatatttttttttaaagaaacttgGACAACATCCAAAAGATCTTTCTGCCAAATGCATGCACATGAATTTCAGCCATAATGCTTGAGTCAATACATTTTCTAACAATGTTCTATTCAATCACTCTGCAGCATATTATTCTGTATACGCAAGTTTACCATATTCAACGTTGTATTACAAAACAAAGAACCTTTACATTGCCAGACCTGCACCACTGCTACTTGCTGCAACAATCCCTTCCTCTGTGTGTTTATTATGCCTAGATAAAACTATTTGAATGAAGGAGAACCCTCGTGTACCTCCACGGTACTGTGCTTTTACACCAGCAGAACCGGCACCACTGCGGATATTCAGGAATTGCTCTCCGACTTGTTTAAGGACAGAATGGCTTACTCCTGAAATGTAAACATATTGCAGTTAGTGCTTTAATAAACATATAAAGCGATACataggtaaaaaaaataaatatatataaatgttttcgCTAACAGTGGTGCAATCAGGTAGgtgttttttcgttttttttttaaacatgggcACACTcagtgccttaaaaaaaaaacgtaaaaaAATAACACACCATTGTGAAAAATTATTTttgtataacttttttttttttaaggtatttGTAATTTTATACAAACCTAATCCAACCAATGCCATTCTTGCGCTTGTGAAATGGTTCTGTACAAACTGTTGCAACTGAAAAAGGAAAAGCCCAATTAACATTATTTTCAGTGTTCTTGTGAAGATACAATATTATGAACGCTGCATTTTTGGCCATGCTGTAAGAAACGGCCAATATCAAAACTATGCACCATACTCAAACTCAACCCTTACGTGTACAGTTGTAGTTGCTTGTGTATAGGGTTTGCAGGAACACTATTATGCTTCATTGAATTACACTGCACTTCTGTGTTACTCATTACCCATCACAAAGAAACTTATTTTATCCTAACAGATTATAATCACATTTGTACCTCATCACATGTAACTTTTCCAATTCTGTAATCAGGACAGTACAAGGAGTTAGCGAGTGTGTTACGATAAGATGCAGCATGGAGATTCTCAAGGACACCTgttagagggaaaaaaaaaattaaaaaaaaaaatgtacatataATTTTTTCAGAACGTGTAAACTAATTTTTTATTTCCCCGAATTTAAAATCTATTTTGTACAGAATGTACATACCGATTAAATATTAATGTTAACGAATCCCTCGCTTCATAATCAGTTTTATATGTACACATccattttatacagtatgtacagtagtgCGTAAAGGTGCCGACTCTGAGAACGACACCGAGTTggaatcaggggagcctggttcaattcccggtgtccactccttgtgaccttggccaagccactttatctccctgtgcctcaggcaccaaacatattgtaagctcatctgggcaggaacGGTGTAAAAAATTCCTATGTGATGTGCATTTGTAATTGTGAAGCTACAtgagtcccactgggagaaaagcgctatatgaaaaagTTGTTTATACATAATTAAACATTTTCCCCCACTAATCATTCGAAGTGTAATGTCGCGATTATAGTTGCGGCATGCGCGTGAAACATGCAGTAGGCTGGAGGCGATCGGGCCTtgtggctgtgatgtcacgtgagcggtttgccctcattggctgaaccgttcacATGACGCGGCCGTCGCACGAAAAAACAAAACgatttaaattgtattttgaaaAATCGCGCATACTATGGCCTGTTTCAGAGGTACGGCGTTTTGTTCGCGGCACACGCAcggccactataatcgcggcctaagacTCAGTAAAGAAAATGTTCTGCTACAAAACCACTAGAAAGGTTGGGACAGTTTACACCTGAAGATAATGCAGAACTCACCAACTTGTGGATTTTGATAGGCAAAAGCTTTATCAACCTTTACTTTTGCCTGAAGCTCAGCCACCTCCCAGCGTCTGAATTCTGGGGCTGTAGTCACGTTAATGAGGTATTCCATGACATTGTCTCTGCagcaacaaatacaaatatattcactTTAGGATTGTATATTACTATTGGGGGAGGGAAGTGTCATTTTATTCTCCAACTTTCACCTCCTTAATACAGCAATGTTGTATATTCCAATACAGATGCAGTGTTTGTAAAAATGCAAATAACGCGCAACATTCAGTTGTCTGTAATATACAGCGACCACGAGTTGGATCCAGGTTTGTCCTGTGCAAGGATCCGTAGTCACTCATGAAGCAGTCCCCCCCAAGACTTCTCTCACTATTAGGAATCAGGAGATACGCTATCCTCTACTGGCCAGCAGGACTGCCACTTGAAGCAGATAAGATTTAGTTCTATTTTATATTTAGCATTTtctaattttgtgtttttatgacATTGAATAAACTGTTTCACCTTTAGTACAGTAAGTGTATTGGATTTTGCGATACAGAAACAGGGCGCTCACAAATGAAGCAAAATAACATTAGTAATACTGGGTACAAACCGTCCAAAACAGTTAAATGAAGAAGCAAAAATGGACAGGCACATCAATGCAAAAAAGGGCggtgtaaggctgcggccagggtgggagAGTGCTCGCTGCCTCTCGAGCACTGTGACATCAGGCACGGCCattacgtcacggagctggttcgccctcattgggcgagccgctcatgtgacgcatcagcgagcagccaaatcaaatttggtCGTCTCACAAATCAGGTAAGCGCCGTGCATGCGcgggcgctcgctcacgctggccacacacattgcagcaatgtgtttcatcacggCCAAAGCGAGCActcgctcagcgccaccctggacaaggcctaagaGATGTGTGtagaggttcatataatggagtccgattaaggtgaaattatatatcttggctttattgagcctgttcctttatccaggtaaaacataaattaaaaaaaaatatatataacaaacccctatccctttgtaagggctaacttacttccccagaccctatctgccggactggagggatattcccattactagCCTataaccccaaagtctcaggaggtaccgtaagcaggtggccctccatgtcaggctctggcaggttcctgtgtcctctgtgtccaggaaatataggtctctgggtgtttTGATCTCAGCAcactttgtgctcaagacagtgtctgtgtgcaggcttctctactTTCCTTCTtttagcccaaatgtgagctaaggaatccgtCTCCTGTGTcttacatgaggctttttacagagcgctcattagtccaggtggagactagttaattgagtgtcTGCGATTaactctctctgctggattctcagagctctgaggatgctttatttaaacaggaatATGTCCCTGTTACATGCGGTATTTAATGATTCAACGTTTCGTCTCCTGCAAGAGCCTCACAAGAGCTCGAGAAAGGCTCTTGCAGGAGCCACAACTTTGAGTCATTAAATACTACCCTTTTTTACATTGGAGTGCCTgtccctaaacacacacacacacacacacacacacacacacacacacacacacacacacacacacacacacacacacacacacacacacacacacacacacacacacacacacacacacacacacaattaacagTTAGTACAATTATTACTTTTTACATTATTCCACCAAAAATGGCATCAGGGCTTAGACAAATAATTTAGTCTGCAAGGAAGGCGGCGATAGGAGTGGAAGTGCAAACACAGAAAAAAGTAAAATAAAGGGAAAGACTGGGTTTGAAAGCATGCAAGTGCCAGAAATGGAAGTGGCAGTGGGCTGGACATATTgtaagaagaaatgaccatcggtAGAAAAACATGGTACtctactggattccaagggatatcaCATAACCAAGACAACGAccaagatgggaggatgaaatcagaaaatgtgttggagcaacaagGAGGCTGGCAACCACAGCACCTGGGAGATTATTGGACAGGCCTTTACCCAGCAGTGGGTTAAGGGCTGAAGATCATAGATCTATTTGATTTACCCTTgtaagaaaaaataaaatttaaacactgaaaaagatatagcaccagaaaaaaaaaattaaaaagaagtTATTAGACTCCATGCTACAAGCCTGCAGAATACTTACACATAGTCGCGTAGGCATTCTACGGTGTACACAATATTTTCTTTTGTGGATGTCACACTGCAAAGAAGAAAGATGTTTGtatgattaaaataaatattaggaCATTACAACAAACCATTTTGCACTTAAAGTTATAGTAAAACACGTTTGCCAATGGCCACCTGTACTGAATGCAATAACCaccttaaagcagcatttcaatcaaaatcctgttttttttgtttttttaacaaatcagttgtgtagtattattgccatattgcgtgccctgggaagcaggatctttgctgatcgcaACGGTAATAAACGACTGCATTTATTGAGAAACCGGCAAGAGCAAATGCCCCTTTAACATTATGGAGAATTGTTACTGTCAAAATGATGACCCTCCCCCCCATTCAATCACAAACCTTAAGCCACCACCAACAGCTTCGATTCCACGGGTTATTTTGAAGGATGACGCTCCCTTGGTAGTCTACAATAAATGCGACAGTACATTAGTGACCCAGACATAATTACAGACACCAAACACACACGCGCTTTTACATGCATGTTACAGCCAACGACTTATCCCAAAATTCATGTGTGAAAATATCCTTTGCTTAAGAATATGTTGAAACTCTTATAGCCAACCATATTTAACAGATATAATGGCACACAAAGAAAAAATACTTACCAAGCTTGCTGCAAGACGTAATACATGGTTGACACCCAAATTGCTGGCACTTTCATATCTGCTGCCTGCTCTGACAAACACGCCGATCTTGGAAGCAGGGGAATAATTCTCCTGGGAAGCAATCACCAATCCGCTTGGTAATTTTGTAATCTGCAAAGTAGGGAGAATAAAAGAGTTGAAAATGAGCTATGACTCATTTTGTACTATTTCAGACAAGTAAACATATTTACATTAGCAATTAGCTTCAACTGTTAAAAGTCACGATTTCAAGAATAAATATGTTCCAAGTAAACATTTAATAGGCAATGTGTCTATGGCATGAACAGATTCTGCTCACTTTACAGATATCTAATCAGCCAATTTGAACATTTATAGaattgtgaggggagggggacgcGCAGGGACACacaatagtgtaaaacctttaacTTACAAAAAGAACATGATAAAAAAACAGTACGTTTTACACTACTGCGGGTCCCTGCACGTCTCTTTTTTACGCTCTATGCGCCAAGGTTGTGAGCCACCTCAGGATCAGCTGCGGGACGTTCATCCATGAGATTAACCGTTTAAAAGCTTAAAATTCGTTTTTTGAACATTATCACTTTTTTTTCTTGGACTTTTATATATGTGGACACTTGATTGTTGTTAACGTATTTTTGTATAAGAtcagtgtctccgtgtgtgtgttactattgcACTACTTAACTACTGCATTTAAGAAAGTATATTTCACTACACCTATATTGGTTTAATTACTTAGTGCAACTGTTATTTTACATTTATAGACTTGTGCATCAATTTCCCTCTACTTCTCCATAACCATTTTATACTGCTGCCATTATTCTAATAGTTTTATTTTCTCTCTGAAGATTGGCATCTTGAACTATTACAAAGTAATAACAATACatttaagaaaaaacattaatttgcaaaatgttttaccaggaagtaatacattgagacttgcctcttttaaaaaaaaaagctgcagtTTGTGAAATCAACATTTTTAGCAACAGCGCTAAAGTTGACGTTCTGTTGCAGggtctaaaatatatatatttgtgttcatTTAAAACAGACAGAGGTTCAGTGGGTGTGCTTTATACGTGAAAATGTTAACAGTTGGAACACCGCCTTAATAGCAACAGAGATGGACaacatttaaaatacaaaaattcaGCGGCCAGCTACAATTGGTTAGGAGCCAAATTTTTGTTGAGCGGCAGGGTGATTAGGGATGTGCAGTGCGCGGCTGTTCtagtctctccctcttcccaacTTTGGCTTCTAAAAATTCTCCACACCCCCCAGTCAGCGCTCTGTGCATCAGTCTGTAACCGCAACAGAAAAAATGAAGAGCATATGCTCTTTCAAAGAATTCACttttaaaagaaaaacaacaatatttagtatttatttacaatatcaattaaaagcatatactgtatcactgtttTAATTtttcaataattaaaaaaagtgAGTGAGGGTGTTGTCTGTGAGTAGCCGCTTAGATCAGTTAATTCATTTAATGCTTGTAATTCAGAACAGGTGATAATACTAATCTTCACCAATTAAAATCCTCCTGTCTGGAGGAAGACTTCCTCTATACAAGTAGGTGGCCAACATGCACGAAGAAAAATACCTTGTACCCAGCTGGATTGAGTAAATGAACAGACCTCATAAAATAATGTCCCAGTTTGCAGTTCTGGTAGTCTAATGTCACCGCTGGTGGTATGAGAAGTAATAAAATATCACAGCTGGGGTACAGAGTTCAGCTATTCACGGCAGGACTGCTGTTGGGTGTAAACAATTCTTCTATCCCTCCATTATGAATAAGTACCCAGTATGTAACCGGGAGGTCGCTTATAAGTGAAATATAAATCCTGTCATTTTGTACCAAACATGGATTTTGGTTGAGCTCCCAATGTGCTCTCCGCTGCTACACTCACCAACAGAGATTTATTGCTAGAAGGCAGCAGAGTTGGTACATCTCTGCTTATAAAGCGATCTCCCAATTACATACTGGGTACTTATTCATAATGGAGGGATCACATTGTTTACACCCCACAGCAGTCTTGCCATGAATAGCTGAACTCTGTACCCCAGCTGTGATATTTAATTACTTCTCATACCACCAGTGGTGACAGACTACCAGaactacaaactgggacagtattTTAAGATGTCTGTTCATTTACTCAATCCAGCTGAGTACAAGGTATTTTTGCAGCTCT belongs to Ascaphus truei isolate aAscTru1 chromosome 11, aAscTru1.hap1, whole genome shotgun sequence and includes:
- the UQCRC2 gene encoding cytochrome b-c1 complex subunit 2, mitochondrial, which gives rise to MGLTTERRRRACWVTGAILSSCQRLKERACAAMKLVTSARYLSRRLYSAKAVPRPEAAERARLLPEELEITKLPSGLVIASQENYSPASKIGVFVRAGSRYESASNLGVNHVLRLAASLTTKGASSFKITRGIEAVGGGLSVTSTKENIVYTVECLRDYVDNVMEYLINVTTAPEFRRWEVAELQAKVKVDKAFAYQNPQVGVLENLHAASYRNTLANSLYCPDYRIGKVTCDELQQFVQNHFTSARMALVGLGVSHSVLKQVGEQFLNIRSGAGSAGVKAQYRGAEIREQNGDGLVHAAVVAEAASAGSAEANAFSVLQHILGAGPYIKRGSNASCKLSQAVAKLTNQPFDVSAFNVNYSDSGLFGIYTISQAAAAGDVIKAAVNQVKTITQGSVTEADVTRAKNQLKSQYLMSVESSLGLLCEIGSQALASGTYTSPSDAILQIDSVTSADVVNAAKKFVSGKKSMAATGNLETTPFVADL